CCACGCCCTGCACAGTGGGGCCCGCGGGAGGGCGCGCGGGGGAGGCGCCGGCAGGGGCCCCGGGTgccgccccgcgccgcgggcACCGACCTGCTTCCCCGCCTGGCCGCCGCGGTCCTCGCGCTCCACGGGGACGACCTGGCGCCGGCGCCGCGGCCGCGCGCACCGCACGCAGGAGCAGAGCCCCCGCAGCCACGCGAGGCAGCTCCGCAGCCGGCTCCGCAGCCGCCCGCTCCAAGCCGCGGGGGCCGAggccgggggcgcggcggggcccgcgTGACGCCCGCCGTCCTCCGCGTCCCGcagggcgccgggggcgggggccgggcggggcggggacgccCTGGGCAGCAGGCGGATGGACGGGGCCAAGTAGAGGGTGCGCGCGCTGCCCCGCGCGTCCTTCCCCGGGAAGGGGGGCGGCTGCAGGGCAGGCGCGCTGGCTCCGGCGGAGGGGACGCGCGAGGACCAGGGCCCGCCGGGCGCCACGGAGGGGCGCGGGCTCCTCGCGaggcctccccgctccccgcgctCGGACTTGCGCTGCTCCAGCATGAGGTAGGCGCCCATGAGCCCGTTGTAGCTCTTGGCGCTCAGGGCCTCGCGCACCTGCTGGGGGTCGTAGCCCAGGGCGGCCATGGCTTCCAGGATGGAGCTGTCGGGGcgcggggggaggccgggcggcgCCGGCGGCTCCCGCGGCCCCTGCTGCAGCCAGGGGTGCTCCAGCACGCGCCCCAGCGAGGGCCTGCGCGCGGGGTCGGCGGCCACCATGGCGCCCAGCAGGTCCCGGAAGTCGCTGGAGACGTGCGCGGGGAAGCCGAGCTCGCCCCCCAGCATGGCCGTCTCCACCTGCGCCGGCGTGTCGCCCCGGAACGGGCAGCGCCCCACCACCGCGGCGTAGAGCAGCACGCCCAGGCTCCACACGTCCGCCTTGGGGCCGTCGTAGCCGCCGGGCCGCAGCAGCTCCGGggcgcagaagggcagggtgcCCCCCGCCGCCAGCAGTTTCTGGCCCGCCCGCACCCGGGCGCCCAAGCCAAAATCACAGAGCTTGGCGTTGCCGTCGGCGTCCAGGAGGACGTTCTGCGGCTTCAGGTCGCCGTGCACGATGCCCAGCTCGTGGCAGTGGCTCACGGCGCGCACCACCTGGCGGAAGACGCCGCGGGCCTCGTCCTCCCACAGGCAGCCGACGGTCTGCATCAAATCCAGGAGGTCGCCGCCCTCCGCGTGCTCCAGGACCAGGCACACGGCGTCCGCGGTGTCCACCACCTCGTACAGCTTGATCACGTTGGGGTGCTGCACGCAGCTCAGGAGGTCGATCTCGGTGTGGATGAGCTGGCTGTTCGTGGCCTTGGGGATGATCTTGACGGCCACCAGGGTGTGGGTGACAAGGTGCTGGGCGAGCTTCACCTCCGAGAAGCCACCCTCGCCGATGTCCCCGAGGACTCTGTACTGCTGCGCCCTGAGCAGCTCCTTCTCCGAGGCGCCGCAGGCCCGGGCGCCCAGCCCAGCGCGCTCCTCCTCGCTGGCGCTGGCGGGAGGCATTGGGGAGCAGTGCTGGCCAGGAGCcccaagaggggaagggaggagagggaaaggcacCAGCTCACCTGGAAAAGCTGTGAAAACAAACAGGACAACCAGCAAAACAGCAAAGGATGGAAGACACGAACCCACAAAGGGCAAAACTGGGAGAGCAAACCACCAGCACCACAGCACGTGCAAAGCAGCTAGCTGCGCCCGCCCGTCCTGCAGGCCACCGCCCAACAGCCTCCTGCTGTGTGGACGCAATGCTGCCCGGGCCTCTTCCTTCTGTCCACTGCCCCATTCCATCATAGGGGCCCTTGTGAGGTCACAGCAGGGCGaggcaggccagcctggggggacCCCACAGTGTCCCCTCACTTCCTGGCCCCAAAGACCCATTAGGAATGGAAAAGCCCACTCAAGCTTTGTTTACATCGCTTATTGAGATTCATCTTCAGTCTGTTAACTTAAAATAGGAtgctggcaccagtggcccattcCTGTTAGTCCTTCTTCCTCTGGGAGCTGACAttgggaggatggcagttcaatgtCAGCCGAGGCAGAATGGGGGAGACACCCTATGAACCAAAGGACTCCATGTGACCCATCCATGTGATGGGAGTCAGGTCCAGCTGCACGGCTGGAACCAAAGCCCACTTCTGAAATGTAGCTAGCGCATAAACAGCTGGAGGTGTGTCAGTTgcacacctgcctagtaagtaccTGGCACCAGGCCCAAACCAAGTACCATCCCCGCCCCCAAATTGCTAGCCTCGTGGAATCACTTTTGTCTACTTTTGAACATAGCatgattgccttgagcaaaaagaagccagggacagtgctcaagccctgagttcaagccc
The nucleotide sequence above comes from Perognathus longimembris pacificus isolate PPM17 chromosome 9, ASM2315922v1, whole genome shotgun sequence. Encoded proteins:
- the LOC125357537 gene encoding sperm motility kinase-like translates to MPPASASEEERAGLGARACGASEKELLRAQQYRVLGDIGEGGFSEVKLAQHLVTHTLVAVKIIPKATNSQLIHTEIDLLSCVQHPNVIKLYEVVDTADAVCLVLEHAEGGDLLDLMQTVGCLWEDEARGVFRQVVRAVSHCHELGIVHGDLKPQNVLLDADGNAKLCDFGLGARVRAGQKLLAAGGTLPFCAPELLRPGGYDGPKADVWSLGVLLYAAVVGRCPFRGDTPAQVETAMLGGELGFPAHVSSDFRDLLGAMVAADPARRPSLGRVLEHPWLQQGPREPPAPPGLPPRPDSSILEAMAALGYDPQQVREALSAKSYNGLMGAYLMLEQRKSERGERGGLARSPRPSVAPGGPWSSRVPSAGASAPALQPPPFPGKDARGSARTLYLAPSIRLLPRASPPRPAPAPGALRDAEDGGRHAGPAAPPASAPAAWSGRLRSRLRSCLAWLRGLCSCVRCARPRRRRQVVPVEREDRGGQAGKQVGARGAGRHPGPLPAPPPRALPRAPLCRAWRLRVPGGGAGRCRWEQTLRRTEAPTQAPP